The Sporichthyaceae bacterium genome has a window encoding:
- a CDS encoding NAD(P)-dependent oxidoreductase: MTTVGFVGLGAMGSRMAGRLLEAGHQVYGTSRTQDKAATLVSGGLVWCATPREVAAAADMTLSSVSDDAAVEAITSGPDGILAGLGRGDVYIDMSTIAPSTSRQVAGRVRAIGAQMLDAPVSGSVPAAEDGTLVIMVGGEEATFRTAEPLLRVLGRTVTHIGPNGQGLLLKLAVNLNLGAQMLAFSEGLLLAERGGIDRKLAVEVMTDSAIGSPMMRARAPLVLDLPDEAWFDVSLLAKDLGLALTAGRELAVPLPGATTTADLLSWAAALGYGRRDIAALFEVLGRTATSEVTVSNARAG; this comes from the coding sequence ATGACAACCGTCGGATTCGTCGGGCTGGGCGCGATGGGCAGCCGCATGGCGGGCCGTCTGCTCGAGGCCGGCCACCAGGTGTACGGAACCTCCCGCACGCAGGACAAAGCCGCGACGCTCGTCTCCGGCGGCCTGGTCTGGTGCGCGACGCCTCGCGAGGTCGCCGCCGCGGCGGACATGACTCTCAGCTCGGTCAGCGACGACGCCGCCGTCGAGGCGATCACCTCCGGACCGGACGGGATCCTGGCCGGCCTCGGTCGGGGAGACGTCTACATCGACATGAGCACGATCGCCCCCAGCACCAGCCGCCAGGTCGCCGGCCGGGTGCGGGCGATCGGCGCCCAGATGCTCGACGCGCCGGTCTCCGGCAGCGTCCCCGCGGCCGAGGACGGAACCCTCGTGATCATGGTCGGCGGCGAGGAGGCGACCTTCCGTACCGCGGAGCCGCTGCTGCGCGTGCTCGGCCGGACGGTCACCCACATCGGCCCGAACGGCCAGGGACTGCTGCTCAAGCTGGCCGTCAACCTCAACCTGGGCGCGCAGATGCTCGCCTTCAGCGAGGGCCTGCTGCTGGCCGAGCGCGGCGGGATCGACCGCAAGCTCGCCGTGGAGGTGATGACGGACAGCGCCATCGGCTCCCCGATGATGCGGGCCCGGGCGCCGTTGGTCCTCGACCTCCCCGACGAGGCGTGGTTCGACGTCTCCTTGCTGGCCAAGGACCTCGGCCTCGCGCTGACGGCCGGCCGCGAACTCGCGGTCCCACTGCCCGGCGCCACCACCACGGCGGACCTGCTCTCCTGGGCCGCGGCGCTCGGCTACGGGCGACGCGACATCGCCGCCCTGTTCGAGGTGCTCGGCCGGACCGCCACGTCCGAGGTGACCGTCTCCAACGCAAGAGCCGGATGA
- a CDS encoding aldo/keto reductase: protein MQHTQLRTTQLGATGLEITRVGLGAWAIGGGGWEFGWGPQEDEQSIATIHHALEQGINWIDTAAAYGFGHSERVVGRALEGLAQRPYVFTKASLLEGPDRRVVHSLRRDSILREAEASLDRLGIDAIDLYQIHWPIPPADIEEGWSALAELKEQGLVRHIGVSNFDAEQLRRISSIAPVETLQPQYSLVEREAEQELLPTAEREGIGVIVYSPMGSGILTGSMTRKRIQELPDDDWRRHDERFQEPRLSRTLALVDRLRAVADRHGTTPGAVAVAWTLRNPAVDGAIVGFRRPDQVDPILAAAGLELSDGEANLLHDET from the coding sequence ATGCAGCACACACAGCTCCGGACGACCCAGCTGGGGGCCACGGGCCTCGAGATCACCCGCGTCGGACTCGGCGCCTGGGCCATCGGCGGCGGCGGCTGGGAATTCGGCTGGGGACCGCAGGAGGACGAGCAGTCGATCGCCACGATCCACCACGCACTCGAACAGGGCATCAACTGGATCGACACCGCCGCCGCATACGGGTTCGGGCACTCCGAGCGCGTCGTCGGTCGCGCGCTCGAGGGGCTGGCGCAGCGGCCGTACGTGTTCACGAAGGCGTCACTGCTCGAGGGCCCCGACCGACGGGTGGTGCACAGCCTGCGGCGCGACTCGATACTGCGCGAGGCCGAAGCCAGCCTCGACCGGCTCGGCATCGACGCCATCGACCTGTACCAGATCCACTGGCCGATCCCCCCGGCCGACATCGAGGAGGGCTGGTCGGCGCTGGCCGAGCTGAAGGAACAGGGCCTGGTGCGCCACATCGGCGTCTCCAACTTCGACGCCGAGCAGCTGCGCCGCATCTCCTCGATCGCCCCGGTGGAGACCCTCCAACCGCAGTACTCACTGGTCGAGCGTGAGGCCGAGCAGGAGCTCCTGCCGACCGCCGAGCGCGAGGGGATCGGCGTGATCGTCTACTCCCCGATGGGCTCGGGCATCCTCACCGGATCGATGACCCGCAAGCGGATCCAGGAGCTGCCGGACGACGACTGGCGCAGGCACGACGAGCGCTTCCAGGAGCCGCGGCTGAGCCGGACCCTCGCCCTGGTCGACCGGCTGCGGGCCGTCGCCGACCGCCACGGCACCACGCCGGGTGCGGTTGCCGTCGCGTGGACCCTGCGCAACCCGGCGGTCGACGGCGCGATCGTCGGCTTCCGGCGCCCGGACCAGGTCGATCCCATCCTCGCCGCGGCCGGGCTCGAGCTCAGCGACGGCGAAGCCAACCTGCTGCACGACGAGACCTGA